In the Nicotiana tabacum cultivar K326 chromosome 16, ASM71507v2, whole genome shotgun sequence genome, one interval contains:
- the LOC107797614 gene encoding defensin J1-2 → MAGFKKLFATVFLVLMLVFATEMGTMVADARTCESQSHRFKGPCVRKSNCAAVCQTEGFHAGHCRGIRRRCFCTKHC, encoded by the exons ATGGCTGGCTTTAAGAAATTGTTTGCAACTGTTTTCCTTGTGCTGATGCTGGTTTTTGCCACtg AGATGGGAACAATGGTGGCTGACGCAAGGACTTGTGAGTCCCAAAGCCACAGATTCAAGGGTCCATGTGTAAGGAAGAGCAACTGTGCTGCTGTTTGTCAGACAGAGGGCTTTCATGCCGGCCATTGCCGGGGCATCCGCCGCCGTTGCTTCTGCACCAAACACTGTTAA